In Planctomycetota bacterium, the genomic stretch CTTCAATGCCCGTGACCTCATCGGTCACGGGCATTCTTCTTTGCAGACTGGGCTATGCCAGGCGCAGGCGTATGGGACCTTTCGCACGGCTTGGATCGACCGTGCGACCGTTCTGCTTGATCACGATCTTGCCATGCTCGACGAGGCGGCGGGCGGCCATGCGGGTCGGCTCCATGAACATTCGCCAGTCTTCCCCGCCGACGGCGCGGGCGGCTTCGCTCGGACAAATCGTCTTGCCCACGCCACGGTCGCCGAGCAGCCG encodes the following:
- a CDS encoding DUF3253 domain-containing protein, which translates into the protein RLLGDRGVGKTICPSEAARAVGGEDWRMFMEPTRMAARRLVEHGKIVIKQNGRTVDPSRAKGPIRLRLA